The Pseudomonas protegens genome contains the following window.
GGCCCGCGCCTACAACACCGTGATCCCGAGCTCCGGCAAGGTCCTGACCGGTGGTGTCGATGCCCACGCCCTGGAGAAGCCGAAGCGTTTCTTCGGTGCCGCGCGCAACATCGAAGAAGGCGGCTCGCTGACCATCATCGCCACCGCGCTGGTTGAAACCGGCTCGAAGATGGATGAAGTGATCTACGAAGAGTTCAAGGGTACCGGCAACATGGAACTGCCCCTGGATCGTCGTATCGCCGAGAAGCGCGTATTCCCGGCCATCAACATCAACAAGTCCGGCACCCGCCGTGAAGAGCTGCTGACCGCCGACGACGAGCTGCAGCGCATGTGGATCCTGCGCAAGCTGCTGCATCCCATGGATGAAGTCGCGGCCATCGAGTTCCTGGTCGACAAGTTGAAACAGACCAAGACCAACGATGAGTTCTTCCTGTCGATGAAGCGCAAGTAAATCGATCAGGCCAGCAAGAGCCGGGGAAACCCGGCTTTTTGCTATCTGACATTCTCTATTCTGAACCTGTGGGTTCGGCGCTAAACTGCCCGCCCCGAATGCCACGGCGAAAATGAGGCTCACGCATGCAGTATCGCGACTTGCGCGACTTTATCAGTGGCCTGGAACAGCGCTCGGAACTCAAGCGCATCCAGGTTCCGGTGTCCCCAGTGCTGGAAATGACCGAGGTCTGCGATCGCACCTTGCGTGCCAAAGGCCCGGCCCTGCTGTTTGAAAACCCCACCGGCTATGACATTCCCGTGCTCGGCAACCTGTTCGGCACCCCCGAGCGCGTGGCCCTGGGGATGGGCGCCGAAGCCGTCAGCGAACTGCGCGAAATCGGCAAGCTGCTGGCTTTTCTCAAGGAACCGGAGCCGCCCAAGGGCTTGAAGGACGCCTGGTCCAAGCTGCCGATCTTCCGCAAGATCATTTCCATGGCGCCCAAGGTGGTCAAGGATGCGGTGTGCCAGGAAGTGGTGATCGAGGGCGACGACGTCGACCTGGGCATGCTGCCGGTACAGACCTGCTGGCCCGGCGACGTCGGGCCGCTGATCACCTGGGGCCTGACCGTGACCAAGGGCCCGAACAAGGACCGGCAGAACCTGGGCATCTATCGCCAGCAGGTGATCGGTCGCAACAAGGTGATCATGCGCTGGTTGAGCCACCGTGGCGGCGCGCTGGATTACCGCGAATGGTGCGACAAGCACCCGGGCCAGCCGTTCCCGGTGTCCGTGGCCCTGGGCGCGGACCCGGCAACCATTCTCGGCGCCGTGACCCCGGTGCCGGACAGCCTCTCCGAATACGCCTTCGCCGGCCTGTTGCGGGGCAACCGCACCGAACTGGTGAAGTGCCGTGGCAACGACTTGCAGGTTCCGGCCACCGCCGAAATCATTCTCGAAGGGGTGATTCACCCCGGCGAAATGGCCGATGAAGGTCCGTATGGCGACCACACCGGCTACTACAACGAAGTCGACAGCTTCCCGGTGTTCACCGTGGAGCGCATCACCCATCGCATCAAGCCGATCTACCACAGCACCTACACCGGCCGGCCAC
Protein-coding sequences here:
- the ubiD gene encoding 4-hydroxy-3-polyprenylbenzoate decarboxylase, encoding MQYRDLRDFISGLEQRSELKRIQVPVSPVLEMTEVCDRTLRAKGPALLFENPTGYDIPVLGNLFGTPERVALGMGAEAVSELREIGKLLAFLKEPEPPKGLKDAWSKLPIFRKIISMAPKVVKDAVCQEVVIEGDDVDLGMLPVQTCWPGDVGPLITWGLTVTKGPNKDRQNLGIYRQQVIGRNKVIMRWLSHRGGALDYREWCDKHPGQPFPVSVALGADPATILGAVTPVPDSLSEYAFAGLLRGNRTELVKCRGNDLQVPATAEIILEGVIHPGEMADEGPYGDHTGYYNEVDSFPVFTVERITHRIKPIYHSTYTGRPPDEPAILGVALNEVFVPILQKQFPEITDFYLPPEGCSYRMAVVTMKKQYPGHAKRVMLGVWSFLRQFMYTKFVIVTDDDINARDWNDVIWAITTRMDPKRDTVMIDNTPIDYLDFASPVSGLGSKMGLDATHKWPGETTREWGRVIVKDEAVTRRIDAIWNQLGID